ATCTGTATATCAAGATTTGTAAATCATCTAAATTGTAGAGTAATGTTTTGGAATAGAGCTTAAGGGATTGACATTAAAGacgtatttttttttaagaaatgcaaTAATTTCCGTAAATCCTCAGTCAGTTTTAATCATTCTCATTAGACCTCTGCTAACTACAGTGCTAAAGTTTTTTTGCTAAAGTCCTTGAATTCCAAAGTAATGCTTCATAGTTCTTTCCCCGTTATTATAACCACCTGGAATGCAGTACTCCAGTATTGGATCAAAAGCATGATAGTGAATTGTATTTTTGGTTCTTACTGTACATGCTCATATAAACAAACACGTAgacaagaaaaagtttttttcttaaaaaaatttctaatcTCTTCCAGTTGCTGAATTTCAAAGTTTAAGTAGAAAATATTTCTATTCCGATTGTCACTATTTGTCTCAATTACTgatggattttttgtttttgtttttcctttttgcaacCCAACCAGAATCTTTGGAAAAGCTGCCAGAAACAAATGGGAAAACAGTCCGGCGTTTCTTCTTTAATTTAACTTCCATCCCCAATGAGGAGTCTATCACCTCAGCTGAACTTAAGGTTTTTCGGGAGCAGGTGCaggaagcttttaaaaataacagtaatCACCATCATCGTATTAATATTTATGAAATTATAAAACCAGCAACATCCATCTCTGAATACCCCATCACAAGACTGTTGGACACAAGGTTGGTAAATCATAATGCGAGCAAATGGGAAAACTTTGATGTCACACCCGCTGTGATGAGGTGGATCGCACAAGGACAGGCAAATCACGGGTTTGTGGTAGAAGTGGTTCACTTGGATGATGACAGAGCGGTCTCCAAGAGACATGTAAGGATTAGTAGGTCTTTGCATCAGGACGATCACAGCTGGTCACAGATAAGACCATTACTAGTAACTTTTGGCCATGATGGCAAAGGACATCCTCTCCACAAAAGAGAAAAGCGTCAAGCAAAACACAAACAGCGGAAACGCCTCAAGTCCAGCTGCAAGCGACATCCTTTATATGTAGACTTCAGTGATGTGGGGTGGAATGACTGGATTGTTGCCCCACCGGGGTATCATGCCTTTTACTGCCATGGGGAATGCCCCTTTCCATTGGCTGATCACCTGAACTCAACAAACCATGCCATTGTTCAGACTTTGGTCAATTCAGTTAACTCCAAAATCCCCAAGGCATGCTGTGTACCAACAGAACTCAGTGCTATCTCCATGCTCTACcttgatgaaaatgaaaaagtcGTGTTAAAGAATTATCAAGATATGGTTGTGGAGGGATGTGGGTGTCGTTAGCAcagcagaatttttaaaaatatatattagacaaaagcaaaaaaaaaaaaacacaagttgacactttaatatttcccaatgaaGACTTTATTTatgtaatgaaatgaaaaaaaaaaacacagctattttgaaaatatatttatgtcTACAAAAAGTtgggaaaacaaatattttaatcaGAGAATTATTCCTTAaagattttaaatgtattttagttGTACATTTTATATGGGTTCAACCCCAGCACATGAAGTATAATGGTCAgattcttattttgtatttatttactattaTAACCACTTTTTAGAAAAATAgctaatttgtatttatatataatcaaAAGAAATATAGGGTTTGTACATAATTTTCCAAAATTGtagctgtttcagttgtgtgtATTTAAGTTGAAAAGTATACATGGAAGGTTACTATGGCAAAGTGCATAGCACATTTGCTTTTTGCAGTGCTACTGTTAAGGTCACAAGTtcaagtccagaaaaaaaaaagtggataaTCCACTCTGCTGACTTTCAAGATTATTATATTGTACAATTCTCAGGAATGCTGCAGGGTGGGCTGTCCAATCCATGAGAACTGGCATCTTCGTTAGGCGGAATCTTTGGATAAGAACCAGACATTGCTGATCTAATAGAAATACTGAAGTTCCCAACTAATTTGCAGAGCGATTACAGCAGGGCCAATCGAAACCTTTAGTAAAATGTTTGAACTTATAGGAAAGTGAATGATGGctctttattcttctttccttAACTAGTAACCCCTTTAAATAGCTGTCCTGGCcaaagcattaaataaaatataagagtTCTTCATTACTAATATTGTGGTCACGTATATTTAAAACTGATATTTGCTGGCCCTTGTCTTAACAGATGggaatgagtttttttttaaacctcaaatGGGAGCTTATTAAACTAAAATGATCCCTGTCTTCAAATTTTGCCCCGAGTAAAACAAAATATTGTCATCCATGGTTTCTGTCTACCCCAGTGCTGTCTGTCAAATtcacttgcttttctttctaaggTTCTGTGTTTGAACGCATTTTCCAAATGTTAAACCTATTTCAGATAATAAATATTGGAACTCTGACATTTCATTCTACAAAGTCCAATCTGTGAAAGAAAATGGTGCATTTATACAGCATTCACAATGCTACCTTGTGTTTGCATTGCTGCTTCTGAAATCCTTCATCTGAAAGGGAGTAGAAAAGTCCAAGTGATTACTGCAAATTTGCTAGTAAGATGCTAATCAAACTTATACTTGCaccaaaggaattttttttatttaacatgttgttcattaactaattttttttctgtaaaagaaggtTTAAGACCAAATGACCTATCAAAACAGTCTAAAATCTGAACACTATGGAATGAGGATTCAGAAATTATATCTCATGCAGTATTGGTAGAACTAGCAGGAgtttagaaaaggaaaggattctGAATACTGCTTCTTCAGTAATATCTGCCAGCTGTGCATCTCCATGTGCACACAAGTAACATCAGAATAGGGGAAAGACTTGGTGGATTTCATTGTTCCAGTCAAGGAACCTGGGAATTACCCTGTTATTTACATGAAAATTTTCAAGAGCTCCATCATGTCAAATTGAACTGTGTTCTTATTTGATCCTGGTAGAGCTGAAAAATCCATCTCTAGATTTTCTGCTTTACTCTAGCCCtggaattgattaaaaaaaataattgttctgTGGTGCAATTGTCAGTTATATTTAGATTCAAGGATCTGGATTCAATGTCCATAATATTATTTAATAGTTCTTAGAACATGTCTAATTCTTGGAGGACAGTTTCAAATTTAATACTGGTCATTTTCCACCTTGCAATTTAACTCTCGTTCCTATCAGCAAGCTTGGATAAAGGCATTGATTATTACTGGTCAATTCATTACATTAttattagttatcattattactgGTTAATTTCTCTTTAGAAAGACTTTGATGAATTGGGTATGATTGCAATCAGGGTAGTAAAAGGCCATGACGTGTGAAGAGCATTTGAAGGAAATGGGTATGTTTAGTCCAGCTAAGAGAAGGCTTAGGACATAATAGCTGTCTGTAAGCATCGACAAGTTATCACATGGAAAAAGGATTATACTTATTCTGGTTGCcctcagagagcagaactaaCAGCCATAAGGGATGTTTCAAAGAGGTAAATGTAGACTTGAAATATTTCCTTACAATTAGAGTTAGCCGTCAATAAAATAGGCTACATTAGGAAGCAGTGTTTCTCATCACTGGAAACCTTTCAGCAAAGCCTGGATGGCCATTTGTTGAGCATATTACAGGagagattcttattcaggtaggGTTTATCTTTCtgacccctaaggtcctttccagctctgagagccTTTAATTCTATAcgctctgttatttttttttcactgtgacATTATCAAAGAGGACTTACTACCCCCCACGCTATTGTGCCTTGTAGATAGGTGAATAGTCTTTAcagctttcttaaaaaaaatctttcttcacAGTTGTTTGACCTGTTCACAGATTACCTGGTAGAGGGCATGAGGCCCCAGGTTAGATGTAAAATGTCTAGAATCTTCTTCTAAGAGaatttcatcttttcctctttcttgtatGTGCAGTAGGATTGGTGAGAATATAACACAAAATCATGGTAAGAAAAATATCTATGTCTGCATATTCAGATGGtctgtatttttatatatgcatagatatgcatgtatatgtatatatacacatgcatattgaGTAGATTAtatgtggaggatttatgggaaacCATGGACAAAAATTGTGAAGTATGAAACTGGTGAGAGGATAAGATCTTTAATGACGCTGAGTTCCTTCACTTATAAAATCAAGGGATATATGTAGAAACCAACTCTCCTTCCATTGTTTTTTAGAGGTACCTACCAAATAGGTCCTATTGActtgatgatataaaaaaaattaacaggcaGAATCTTTTTTGCTTAGTTTCAGATCTTTTGTACAATTTATAGTCCCTTCCCGTTCCCCCCACCCTCActgaccctcccccaccctggagtcctACCTGAGAAAAAAGGAGTATTTTGTTTTGtagtccctttcttcttttccatcacATACAGAATCCTCAGGCATAGAGAGTGCTAAGTACATTCCAAGAGCTGTAACTAACTTCATGGCCATCGATGTGGCTTTACACATCAATCATAAATCTGTAGGATATTTTGAATTCTTCAAGCATTAACCTGCCAGCAATTGCAATATGTGCCTTTTGCTAGTATGTGAGGCCCAAATAGTAGTAGTTTCCCAAATTTTCTGCCATGGATCTCCTTTCATTACTGATTGAATTTTGTGGATTCCTTGTCTGGTTTAgtacttttctccttccccttaaGTCCCTCAGTATTGTATCATGACTGTTATGGCATCTCCAGATCtctatttctttcctcccccGCCTCCCTTGAGAAGAACTACCAGTCCCAGCTTCTGTTTCAGCATAATATCTACTCCAGCTTCTACTTTAGGTTGTGTCTCAgtagaaaaaataaagtcaagCAATTATCCGTATGGGAAGATAATATAAAGACCCCATTTATGTAATTAGACCTAAataccatcttttttttcccttggtaagagagggaaaataatagcatggGTTATTGAGCACTTGCTATACGCGAGCTGGTAGTATATTAATTGCAACGTCCCTTTAGAGATATCTGACCTAATTTGCCATGCTAACTTGTATAAATCAAAGCTGTAGATGATCCCCATATCATTTAATATTGCTTTACAATGCATTGTGATAATTTTTGCATTAGATTTGCCTTCCTTATTGTTTTACAGAATGTCattgattttaaatatttctgaGCGTAACCACATgcagtacatacatacatatgtacacagacttacacatctacacacatatgtgtatatatatatgtacatgtataaataaGTACACATTTTAAAGGCCATGAGTAATCTGAAAATAGAActttatgtacatacacacatatgcacacatgctcattttaaatgaaaataatctaAAAGTGGAAAATTGAACACAACTAATTGCATCAGATAATTGTTTCATCTCCTTCCTTACTTCAAAGATTCAGTTTTGTTGGTGGAGGTAATCCTCTCTATCGGTGCACAGCACGAGAGTTCCTATAGTGGAAACATTCATCACCAACCTCGTGAAGAAGTTATCTGTACTTAAACAGGCAGGTCCTCCTATGATAAAAATAAAGCCCATCTCTAGGCCCAGGCTTGAAAACTTCCTAATTTGGTAGAATCTGCCAGAGATTGTATCCCACTGGCATAACCCACATTACTTTCTGTCAGTATGAGGCCCTGGACTAGGCCTTACTGGTGAAGATACATCCTTACTCTCCTTTAAACTAGAATTTCTTTCCTCCTGGTAGCACTGATGAACCTCTTTgtgccttttcctcctttctcctctcccaccccaattCCAAATATCCTTAAAGTTCATCTCAAGCTATCTTGGAATCTGTGCCACATTTTTGGGAAACTTCCTATAGACTTTTTTCAATTCTGACTGAACTGGATTTACATACTTTAGAATTTAAGGGCACTTGATATACCCAGCACTCCTTTTCTTTAGCCTAGATACTTGTTGCCATCTGAATGTATTTCGCCATCTATTTAAGTGATGCCCTCAAATATTTTCAAAGGCATTTTCCCCCTAGAGGATGACTGGCAATTTTGTGTTCTCGCCACCCACCCTCAGACATGAAAACACTCAGTTGCTTATCTTGTAAAATCAGCTTTGTTGCTTGCTTGGGCTTGTACTTCAGCCAGTTTCGCAAAATACATGTCAGTACATCTCTGTGGAGAGAGGAGCAGGTGCAAGTCTTTACTGTatactttttttaagtttaacaCTCAAGTTAGCCTCACTGAACTGATTCTATGTGATCCTGATGCCAGACATTTGagtgaaaaggttttttttcttttgaaggaggCAAATAGAAGTCATACTTTGAAGCATTTGTTTATCCTAAAATTGAGGCTAGAATTTAGTAACAACATTCTATGGCTGCTCACTGTGTGTGTGAAGCACCAATGAGAGCCTAAGGGTTGATATGAAACTTCTAACACAGGTAATAGATGTTTGAAAAGCCTTTCTTTGCCGGGCTTGATGCCACATTGGCTTAGAAAACACGGGCAAGTACTTCAGAATATATTAACTCTCCTCAGAAGCAGCAGTAGAATTGGATTTCCCTGTTAGAGTGGAATGAGAATAGGGATGAAGGGGGATGGGAGCAGGATTCAAAAGACTGGAATTTTAGTTCTATCACTAATTGTATAActctggggcaaatcacttaacccctct
This region of Trichosurus vulpecula isolate mTriVul1 chromosome 3, mTriVul1.pri, whole genome shotgun sequence genomic DNA includes:
- the BMP2 gene encoding bone morphogenetic protein 2 — translated: MVAGIRSLLALLLYQVLLGSSAGLIPEVGRRKFAESSRSTPQQSEEILSEFELRLLSMFGLKQRPSPSKNAVIPPYMLDLYRLHSGQLGDPTMDYQLERATSRANTVRSFHHEESLEKLPETNGKTVRRFFFNLTSIPNEESITSAELKVFREQVQEAFKNNSNHHHRINIYEIIKPATSISEYPITRLLDTRLVNHNASKWENFDVTPAVMRWIAQGQANHGFVVEVVHLDDDRAVSKRHVRISRSLHQDDHSWSQIRPLLVTFGHDGKGHPLHKREKRQAKHKQRKRLKSSCKRHPLYVDFSDVGWNDWIVAPPGYHAFYCHGECPFPLADHLNSTNHAIVQTLVNSVNSKIPKACCVPTELSAISMLYLDENEKVVLKNYQDMVVEGCGCR